The Thermovibrio guaymasensis genomic interval GTAAGTTGAAATTGCGGTTCCTACGCTTCCCCCTACGAGCCTTAAGAGATTCTGAAGACCAGAGGCCTGTCTTAGGAGCTCTCCCTTAAAGTTTCCAAGTGAAATCTGAGAAAGTGCAGGGAAGAAAAAGCCCATGCCTGATGCCCATGGTAGTAAGTAAATTACTATTTCAAACTTGTTCATATCAAGGTCAAGCTTAGTCTGAAGGTAAGTTCCGACTGTGAAGATAACGATTCCGGCTATTATTGATAGCTTCTTTGAAATGACTTTCTTGTCAATCAAAAGGCCGACGACCAAACTTACAACTCCCGTGGCAAGGGATGGCCACAGGAGGATTTCACCTGCCGTAATTGTGGGGTAACCCCTTAACTTCTCAAGGTAGAGGGGAAGTAGGAAGTAGGAAGCGTATACTCCCATTCCAAATATTGATAGGGAGATTACTGGGTAGCTAAAAAACTTGTATTTAAACAGTTTCAGGTTAATTAACGGGTTTTTTGTCTTTATCTCCCACCAAACAAAGAGTACTGTAGAGATAGAGGAAGTGTATAGGAGGCTTACAGTCTTTTCGTCTTTCCATCCCCAGCTGTTTCCCTTTGAGAGGGCTATTATGAGGGTAGTTAGGGCTATGCCTAGAAGGGATAAACCTAAGTAATCTAAAGGCCTAACCTCTTTTTCCTTAACATTTTCCAGTAGGAGTGTTAAGAAGTAAACTACTAAAACGCCGGGAATTAGGTTAACGTAGAAAATCCACCTCCAGTTAAAGTGCTCAGTTAAGTACCCTCCCAAAGTTGGCCCTAAAGAGGGGCCAAATGTTGCTCCGAGGGCGAACATTCCCATTGCAGTTCCCCTTTTCTCCGAGGGAAAGAGCTCAAAGAGGAGCGTCATTGTCATTGGAACTGCTAAGCCCTCTCCAATTCCCTGAAAGACCCTTCCTAAGATCATTGTGTCAAGGTTGGGGGCAGCTCCACACAGGGCGCTCATAACTGTAAATAGTCCAATTCCCAAAAGGTAAGTATTCCTGTGGCCCAGCTTTCCACCGAGCCAGCCGACAACGGGCATTGCAACTGCTGAAGCTATCATGTAGGAGGTAATTACCCACTGAATGTCGTCTGGGTCAGCGTCAAAGGCACTCATCATGTGGGGAAGTGCAATGTCAACAATCGTCGTATCAAGTAAGGTCATGAACATTCCGGCAACTATGAGGATTCCTTTTAAAAAGAGCCCTTTATCCATTACTCTTTCTCAATAAAGAGGTTTACGTTCGTTCCTGGCTTAATGCACTTTAGAGGAACTCTTTTGAGCTTCACTTTAACAGGAACCCTCTGGGTCACTTTTGTGTAGTCTCCCTGAGAAGTGTCCCTCGGAATCAGAGCAAATACTGAGCCTGCAGACTTACCGATGGAGATAACCTCCCCCTCAAATTCTTCTCCGCACGCTTCAAGCTCTGCCTTTGCCTTACTTCCAACTCTTATGAACTTGATTTTGTCCTCGTCTATCCAACCTAAGACGTAAAATGTCTTAGGGTCGTAGATTGAATATACTGGAAGGCCGGGAGAAACGAAGTCTCCTATTTCCTTCCACTTCTTGGCAACGTAGCCGTTTACCGGTGATACTACTTGGGTATTTCTGAGAAGTTCCCTTGCCTTCTCAAGCTGTGCCCTTTTACTCTTTATTTCCTCTTTTATCTGTTTGATTGACTTCTTTAGCTCATCTATCTTCTTTAGCTGGGCCTTGGCTGATTTAACCCTTTCTTTAAGGGCGAAGTTCCTTTCTTTCAGGCTTTCCAACTCTTTTTCTAAGGCTGCCACTTTTAACTTCAAGCTC includes:
- a CDS encoding DHA2 family efflux MFS transporter permease subunit, with product MDKGLFLKGILIVAGMFMTLLDTTIVDIALPHMMSAFDADPDDIQWVITSYMIASAVAMPVVGWLGGKLGHRNTYLLGIGLFTVMSALCGAAPNLDTMILGRVFQGIGEGLAVPMTMTLLFELFPSEKRGTAMGMFALGATFGPSLGPTLGGYLTEHFNWRWIFYVNLIPGVLVVYFLTLLLENVKEKEVRPLDYLGLSLLGIALTTLIIALSKGNSWGWKDEKTVSLLYTSSISTVLFVWWEIKTKNPLINLKLFKYKFFSYPVISLSIFGMGVYASYFLLPLYLEKLRGYPTITAGEILLWPSLATGVVSLVVGLLIDKKVISKKLSIIAGIVIFTVGTYLQTKLDLDMNKFEIVIYLLPWASGMGFFFPALSQISLGNFKGELLRQASGLQNLLRLVGGSVGTAISTYILISSQDKHLIRMAEKVSSQSPQVISFLTEVKNHLYYEMSTVKPMLSEKANAILGTLYTKHAFWHSFADAFFFATICGISTLIPALFTEEEDEISTDSNTNPNANSGHSRGAPEPN